The genomic DNA AGCTAGACAGCCAAGGAGAGGTATATCAGAACTGAAAACACAAGGTacaagggaaaaaaaaaaaaaaagcgaaagAGACAGGCATAGTGTCAAAcaaaaaagggaagaagcaTTACATCGCAATCAGAGAAATCACTCAGTATTCGACTTGTCCTTCTCTTGCACAGCATCCTTAGCCTGCTCCTTCTTCGTCTGCAACAAAGAGCTAACATAGGCCAACGACTCTTGTGACAAGATAAGTCCGGTAGTGATAACGGCCTTGCCGCTCGCAACATACCCATCCCCACCACATTTCTTATACTCAGACCCGTAAAGCTCGACAATGTGACCCTTCGCATCGACCACAATGCGAACGGACCCCTGCGCACCCTCATAAATCGTAGTCCTCAATTTTTCCGTATCCTCCCTGATGATGGGGAACCGCATGTCAATCCGAGACAGCCCCTTGTCGCCCAAAGTATCCGCTCTGGCCAGGTACGGTGACACATAGCTATATGGCTTGGATAGATAGGGTAGGACGGGCTTGGCTAGACGGGTGTATCCTTGGTCTGCGTAGTGCAGCGACTTGGCGCCATACTTGTTGCTCTTGAAGGTTGCGATGGAGTCGGAGATGATGGGATAGGAGGTGAGGTGCTAGATAGAAAAAGAGGGGCAGTCAGTCATCGTGCTGTTCTTCACTACTAGGAAGAGAGCGTTAAAGTGACTTACATCCAGGAACTGCGAGTGATGGAGCTTTTCACCGTTGACAGTTACCTCTCCCATGGTTGCTTTCTCTGCGTGGGGCATCAAGACGATGTGATCTGTAAGAGATGGTCAGGTATAGATGATGGAACGATGAGCGAAAGACATACCAAGTGATAAGATTAGATATTAGGAGATTTATTCGATCAAAAGAAGGATAAAGACAGGCAGAAAGAGATggaaaatgagaaaaaaGTGACAGGAGTGCAGATTTGGGAGGTGATAATATATGAGTTGGTGGTATAGAGCGCATGTGATAGTGGGTCCGTCTCTTATCTTCGTTGTATGATGTGCAGGACTTGATGGCGTCAATCAGGTGATAGGGGAACACAGTTATAGACCAGCGTAATGATGACTTGATTTATTATTACTATTCTAGCAGACATTTAGAGTTGCATTTCTCTCCCATGAAGCACAAGAAGCATAGATTGTGCCATTTTCGCTGAGATAGCAGAAGCAGCATGTGATTGTGGATCCTTCCTTTTTCGGAGAGGCAATGGAACATGACAGCCCATACCAGTTCACTGATAATGGCCATGTCCGCATCCGACCAAAACAATTCAATTATTATTTGCTTCGACTTTTGCCGACTCCCCGGTGAAATTGAGGGGTTGAGGGGTGCTGCAACTTGCTGGGATTATATTGCGCTGATGTTTGTTGGCAGTTATGCATGCATGCATGCCCTGCAGTGCTCGATAATGATTCGTACAGAGTGGACGGGATGTCAATGGGTAAAATTGTGTAGATCGGGGTTGTGCACCGCACTTGAGGCGAGATGCCCATGTCCCTCCGTGGACACAGTACACCTCAGCAAGCGGCATCATGAGATACGCCTTAAGATATACAGTCAGGTTTCCATGTAGGAGACTGTAGTTAAGGGTCGCGTTTCGTTGCAATACATATTCAATTCTGCTGTTACGGTCCACAAACGTCGAACAACAATTTTAGCGACAACAGAGTTCTCCAGACCAACGTCAGCTAGATTGGCAGGGAACATACTCCACTTCGATTAATTTGCTTGTAGCGCTATTGTTCTAGGATCAATGGCCTGCTCCAGAACGCACTAGATCCAACCGCTACGAAATATTACTGCGCATGATAGGCAAATTGTCTACACTCATGTCGAAGATCTCGGAGTCGAAAGTCCAAGCGCTGACGCCGATCCTGGTATTGGCCGAGGAAACTCTATTTGCCATTCGATATCGAGACGAGATATCGACCGGAGGGAATATACACTGACACGAATCGTGGTGTCCTTGCAGCCGAGGAAGTCGTAATTGAACAATAGGGTCTGGCGCAATCGGATCGTATGCTGGTTCCGGACTAGTTTGCGATTCGCGTGTCTCGCCTGGACAAGGGAACTGAAGAGTAAATGACAAACCGCCAGAGTTGCAGGACACCATGGAATTATGAACGTTCGTATTTTTTTTCATTCATTTCGACGGACGCCAGTTCGCAATGGCGGCCTTCATTAAAAGAGAAACATGGCCAAGTGTGCGACTTGTTCACCGATACATTCCCAATTCTGCTTCCAGCTATGGTAT from Aspergillus chevalieri M1 DNA, chromosome 1, nearly complete sequence includes the following:
- a CDS encoding putative pathogenesis associated protein Cap20 (COG:S;~EggNog:ENOG410PPWZ;~InterPro:IPR037445), which encodes MPHAEKATMGEVTVNGEKLHHSQFLDHLTSYPIISDSIATFKSNKYGAKSLHYADQGYTRLAKPVLPYLSKPYSYVSPYLARADTLGDKGLSRIDMRFPIIREDTEKLRTTIYEGAQGSVRIVVDAKGHIVELYGSEYKKCGGDGYVASGKAVITTGLILSQESLAYVSSLLQTKKEQAKDAVQEKDKSNTE